ATCGCCACGGGTCTGTAAGCTTTTGATATGGTGACCAGCAATCCCTACATAAACCTCATTGATCTCGAGATCAGGATTACTTTCATAACAATTTTGCAAAGCTTGTTGAATAGCTTTGATGGTTTGATCGATGTTCAACACTTGTCCGTGTTGTACACCGCTGCTGTTGGCACGGCCAAAACCTAAAATTTCTAGTTTGCCATACTCATTCTTACGACCCGCAATGGCCGCAATTTTAGTAGTTCCGATGTCCAGACCAACAATGATAGGTGATTCATTGTGATTCATAAGGTATGTGTTTTAGTTGTTTCCAATTTTTTGTGAATCGTGAATGGTCAATTGTGAATATTGACAATTCACCATTCACTATTGACTACTCATTCTTCTTCATCACCGCCTTCGGCTTCACTGCTTCCTTCTTCTGATCAGTTGGTTTAGCAGTTGCCTTCTTCGATAACGGATTCGTATTTATTTTATTGTTATTGTTAGTAATAGTTTTAACAGGTGCTTTTTCTTGCACAGGTTTTTCCACAACAGGAACAATTACCGGCTTTGTAATACTGTCTCTGGATGGTGAAACCCCTACTAAAGCTGACGTTACAGAAAGCGGATCTACAGGTGCTGTCATTTGTCGGATCAGTTGTAATGCGGCAGCTGAATCCTCTCTCATGGCAGCAGTTCCGCGCTTCACAGCAACCACTTGTTTATCAAACTGCACATCGAGTCGCTCATAATAGTGGATACCTTTTTGTAACCAGGCTTGCCTATAAAAAGTATAAAGACGATTGAACTTCGCATCCAGCTCTTCTGCATTTCCAATGGCTACTACATGATCTCCTACAACTGGTACCAGCTCAAATTGTCTACCCGGCTCGATATCGATCTGTGCTACCTGTGCCATCCAAAAGGAATCTGCCAAAACATATTGTCCGATCTTAACGATATCATGCAGTAATACACTATCCGGCTTTGACAGTTTGATATTATCAGAAGGATATCCGGTGAACATAGGCACTCTGGCAGATAATTTATCGCTCAATGGTAATCGCATACCGGAACTGTCGAGATAAAAAGAACCTCCCTGAATGGTAAATACACGGGCAACGGGTTGTCTTTCCTCTATTTGCACCTGCAACACCTGTTGATTATCGATATACATTTCCGCATTACGCACCCAAGGATTGGTTTCCAGTGATGTTTCCATGACACGCAAATTCAAAGATGCAACAGCTGTTCCTTTAACCTTTCCTTTCAGCTGGATCAGTTCGAGTATATCTTTTTCATCAATGAACATATGTTCTTCAATACCGCTGATCTCAATTCGTATATCGGCGCACTTCTTTTTGTTCTTGTGTTGCATGGCTGCGCCCATCAGTACGATCGTACCAATGCCTGCCAGTATCCATGCGGCTTGTATCAGCCTTTTTTTCCACTCGAACTTATTCATATACTATTGCCCCAATATTACTTTTACCGGTTGTACCAAAGCATCAATATCACCCGCTCCTGCCATTACCACCAACGCTGGTTTATTTTCCTTCATCCACTTCAACATCGCCTCCTTTTCCAATATCATCGCATGCTTTGCTTTCATTCTTTGCAATAACATGTCGCTGGTAACACCCGGCATAGGCAATTCGCGTGCCGGATAGATCGGCAACAAAATGATCTGATCAGCCAAATCCAAACTCTCTGCAAATCCATCTGCCAGATCATGGGTTCTGCTAAATAAATGGGGTTGAAAAACAAGGGTGAGTGTCTGGTCTTTAAAAATACTTCTCACACCACTGATCAACGCTCTTAATTCTTCAGGGTGATGGGCATAATCATCGATCACTACATGCTGTGCATTTTTTAAAGCATATTCAAATCTTCTGCGTACCCCTTTAAAGTCTGCTACTGCTGCACGAATCTTATCATCATCGATCCCCAAATGCTTTGCCACCGTAATTGCAGCAACTGCATTTTCAATGTTATGGAGCCCACCCATATGCAGGGTAATATCCTTGATCATCCATCCCGGTCCTTTTACGTCAAACGTGTAGCTTCCATTCTCCACTTTGAGATCAGTGGTTGTTACATCAGCATTTGATTGATGATATGCATATCGATAATTATGATCAGCATTCAATTCCGACTCTCTGCTTAATCCTTTTTTTGTCACGAGACAACCACCCGGTTTTACTTTTCCTGCAAACTGTACAAATGCATTCTCCACCTCTTCCGGTGTTCCATAGATATCTAAATGATCCGGATCAATAGCTGTAACCACTGCGATGTCAGGTAACAGCTTTAGAAAACTGCGATCATATTCATCCGCTTCTACTACCACAACATTGCGGTCGCTACTCCAGAAATTAGTATTGTAATTGGCTGCAATACCTCCCAGGAAAGCATTACAACCATAACCCGAATGACGTAACAGATGAGCGATCATGGATGTAACGGTTGTTTTACCATGCGTACCCCCTACACAGATATTGAAAGATCCTTCTGTGATCCATTGTAATACATCACTTCTTTTCACCACCGTGTATTCATGTTCACGATAATAGACCAACTCTGCATGATTCGACGGAATAGCCGGTGTATATACCACAGCATCTACATCTTTTGGAATAAGATCAACTCTTTCTTCATAATGAATCAAAATACCTTGCTGCTCTAACTCTTTTGTTAACGGTGTAACTGTTTTATCGTAACCACTCACCAACGCTCCTCTTGATTTGAAGTAACGCGCCAATGCACTCATACCGATACCACCGATACCGATAAAGTAAATCTTCTGTATGTCGTTTAGTTTATGCACGGATATAACTTAAAACTTTATGTGCTATCACAGTATCTGCATCTGTAATAGCCAATGAAGCGATATTTTTACTGAATGCTTGTTGTTGCTCCTCATCCTTGGCAAGCGAAACCATCGTTGAAAATAACTTGGCAGATGCTTCTGCATCTTTTACGATCAAAGCAGCTTTATGTTGAACAAGATGCATTGCGTTGGCTGTCTGATGATCTTCTGCTGCCAATGGATACGGAACAAAGATGACCGGTTTTTTAGCCACACATAATTCTGCAACAGACATCGCTCCTGCTCTTGATATGACAATATCTGCTGCGGCATATGCCTTATCCATCTCAGTGATGAAACTATTGACATACACATTTGAGAATGGCTTTGCACGTTGCAGATATCCTTCGGCATTATTTTTTCCGGTTTGCCAGATCAACTGCAAACCCAATGAAGAAAATTCATGAATATGTGCAGCCACTACTTCATTAATACTTCTTGCACCCAAGCTACCACCTATAACCAGCACTGTTTTTTTATCGTCACTTAAGCCAAAAGACTTGATTGCTTCTTGTTTTGAAACACGCATAGAAGTGATAGCAGATCTTACAGGATTACCCGTAATAAGGGTTCTTTCTGCCGGAAAGAATTTCTCCATTCCTGAAGTAGCCACAAAAATTTCAACTGCTCGTTTGCCTAATAAGATATTACTCTTACCTGCAAAAGAATTCGCCTCATGGATAAAAGTGGGAATATTCTTTTGTTGTGCATAGCGTAAAACAGGATAAGTCGAATAGCCACCAACACCTATCACCGCATCCGGATTGAATGATCCTATCAATTGACGCACCTGCCAAAAGCTTTTGATGAGTTTGAGTGGGAGTGAAATATTCTTGAACAGATTGGTTCTGTTAAATCCTGCAATATCTAATCCTTCAATCTTATATCCTGCCTGAGGCACTTTCTCCATTTCCATCTTCCCCTTTGCTCCAATGAATAGTATCTCTGTATCAGGTGCGATATTCTTGATGGCATTCGCAATTGCTATGGCCGGGAATATATGTCCGCCAGTTCCTCCTCCTGCTATGATGATTTTTTTTGCCATTGCTTATGCAGTAATCGTTGTTGTTTGTAATGGAGCGGGCTCAGGTTTACCCTCGATCTGCTCCACATTTCTTGCTACACTTAGTATGATGCCTATTGAACAACAGGTAAATAAAAATGAACTTCCCCCCATACTCACCAATGGTAATGTTACTCCTGTTACAGGTACGAGATTCACATTCACGGCCATATTAGCAACAGCCTGTATCACCAATGTGAAACTCAACCCCAACGCCAGGAAAGCGCCAAATGCATATGGGCATCTTCTGAATATTCGGATACATCTGAATAGAAATACCAGATATATAAATATCATGAATGCTCCGCCCAATAATCCATACTCCTCAATGATGATGGAATAAATAAAATCATTGTATGCTTGTGGCAGAAAATTTCGTTGCTGACTATTACCCGGACCTAACCCCATTAAAACCCCACCATTGGCAATAGCGATCTTAGCCTGTTGCACTTGATAAGGCACTTCAGCCTGTTCTGCATAAATAAAATCCTGCACTCGTTTTACCCAGGTACCGAATCGTCCAATCGATTTTGCTTTTTCTGCTACAACAGGTCCATCGGCTTTTGCTTTACTCTGATGTGTCATTACAGCAACAGATACGATGAATAAAACAGGTATCATTGCTATACCGATCGTAAGCAGAATATGTTTCAGACTTACACGCCCGATAAACATCAATAACAAAGAAGTAGCGCCGGTAAGTAAGGCATTGGAAAGATTCGCAGGCATGATCAATGCGCAAATGATCAATACAGGTGCCACTACCGGAAGAAATCCTTTTTTAAAATCTTTGATCATCTCCTGCTTCTTACTCAGGAGTCTGGAGATATACATGAACAATGCCAGCTTTGCCAGATCACTGGTTTGCACTGTCAGTTGTATGATCGGCAACTTGATCCATCTGCTTCCTTCATTGATCCTTGCGCCAAAGAAGAGGGTATAGATCAGTAATGGTATTGAGATCAAAAAAAGTATGGTAGCTATCCGTGAGAATAATGAATAGTTGATCCGATGGAGAAAGTAGATCAGTAATAAGCCTACAACCGTAAATGAAACCTGTTTAAAAAGATAAACATTGGTATTGCCCTTATACATCTTATAGGCCAATGAACCTGTAGCACTATATACTACGAGGATGGATATAAGTGATAATAGCAAAACAATCCCCCAGATGTATTTATCACCCCTTGCTCTATCCACAAGTTGGCTCCTTACACCTTCTACACTAGGTATCTGAGAAAATAGTTTATCGGTTACTTCTGACATAATTGATTTCTGATTCCTTCCGGATCAACAAAAAGATTTCATAATTCTTTTACCGCTTCTTTAAACTGAGTACCGCGATCTTCATAGTTTTTGAACAGATCAAAGCTTGCACAAGCAGGGCTCAATAACACGACATCCCCTTTAGCAGCCAGTTTAAAAGAAGTATTCACAGCTTTCTTAGCGCTATCAGTTTCCACGATCACAGGAACGATGTCTTTAAATGCCTCTATGATCTTACTGTTATCAAGTCCCATACAAACAATCGCTTTGACCTTCTCCTTAACAAGATCTTCGATCAGTGTATAATCATTACCCTTGTCTGTACCACCCAGTACCAATACTGTTGGTTTTGTCATGCTCTCTAATGCATACCATGTGCTGTTCACATTGGTAGCTTTGCTGTCATTGATGAACTCAACACCTCTTACCATCGCAACGAATTCCATACGATGTTCGAGACTATGGAAATTCTTCACGGCTTCTCTGATCTTTTCTTTTCTGATTCCCAAAGTCGTCGCGGCAATACCTGCAGCCATAGTGTTGTAGTTGTTGTGTTTACCCTTAAGGGCAAAATCATAAATACTCATGCTTACTCTTTCTTCTTGGATTCTCAGCATCATCTGGTCTCCTTTGATGTAGCCGCCTTTTTTTACTTCGTGTTTCATAGAGAATGGTAATGGGTTAGTATGGATGGTTAGTAATCTCAATTTGTTCATGATCACTTCATCATCTTCACAATAGATGAAATAATCATTTTGGGTCTGGTTTTGAATGATCTTGAATTTGCTATTGATATAGTTCTCGAACTTATATTCATAGCGATCGAGATGATCTTCCGTGATATTCAACAACACACTGACATCCGCACGGAAATCTTTAATATCATCCAGCTGAAAAGAACTGATCTCTGCGACATACAGCGGTTTAGGATCTTCAGCTACTTGTTTCGCAAATGAGTAGCCGATATTTCCTACCAGCGCACAATCCAATCCTGCTGTTTTGCAGATGTGATAAATGAGTGAAGTGGTCGTACTCTTACCATTGCTGCCCGTGATCGCTACGATCTTACTATCGCCTTTAAAACGATAAGCCAATTCCACTTCACTGATCACAGGAATACCTTTTGCACGAATGGCTTTCACCACTTCATTTTTTTCAGGTATACCCGGACTCTTCATCACTTCATCCGCATTTAGTATCAGCTCTAAACTGTGTTTGGCTGATTCAAAATCAATCTGATTGTCAATGAGCTCTTTTTCATACACAGGCTTGATCGTTCCACCATCACTTAGAAAAACATCATAGCCTTTTTGTTTTCCTAACAGTGCAGCTCCTACTCCACTTTCTCCTCCGCCTAATATGACCAGTCTGTGCTTCTTCATACCTATTATCTCATTTTCAGGGTTAGGATCGACATCACAACACACAATACCGTAACGATCCAAAACCTGATCGCAATTTTATTTTCATGAAATCCTTTCTTCTGATAGTGATGGTGTAATGGACTCATCAAAAACACTCTTCTACCTTCACCAAATTTTTTCTTGGTGTATTTGAAATAGCTTACCTGAATCATTACACTCAATAATTCGATAAGAAAAACACCACAGAAAATTGGGATCAACAATTCTTTCCGAACAATAATGGCAAGAGATGCGATAATACCTCCTAATGCCAGACTTCCGGTATCACCCATGAAAACCTGTGCCGGGTATACATTGTACCATAAGAATCCTATACACGCACCTACAAAGGCTCCAACGAATATGGACAGTTCTCCAAGATTCGGTATATACATTACATTCAGGTAATCTGCCAACACATAGTTACCACTCACATAAATGAACACCCCTAAAGCCACACCAATGATCGCACTAACACCTGCTGCTAATCCATCCAA
Above is a genomic segment from Sediminibacterium sp. KACHI17 containing:
- the murC gene encoding UDP-N-acetylmuramate--L-alanine ligase, producing the protein MHKLNDIQKIYFIGIGGIGMSALARYFKSRGALVSGYDKTVTPLTKELEQQGILIHYEERVDLIPKDVDAVVYTPAIPSNHAELVYYREHEYTVVKRSDVLQWITEGSFNICVGGTHGKTTVTSMIAHLLRHSGYGCNAFLGGIAANYNTNFWSSDRNVVVVEADEYDRSFLKLLPDIAVVTAIDPDHLDIYGTPEEVENAFVQFAGKVKPGGCLVTKKGLSRESELNADHNYRYAYHQSNADVTTTDLKVENGSYTFDVKGPGWMIKDITLHMGGLHNIENAVAAITVAKHLGIDDDKIRAAVADFKGVRRRFEYALKNAQHVVIDDYAHHPEELRALISGVRSIFKDQTLTLVFQPHLFSRTHDLADGFAESLDLADQIILLPIYPARELPMPGVTSDMLLQRMKAKHAMILEKEAMLKWMKENKPALVVMAGAGDIDALVQPVKVILGQ
- a CDS encoding FtsQ-type POTRA domain-containing protein, encoding MNKFEWKKRLIQAAWILAGIGTIVLMGAAMQHKNKKKCADIRIEISGIEEHMFIDEKDILELIQLKGKVKGTAVASLNLRVMETSLETNPWVRNAEMYIDNQQVLQVQIEERQPVARVFTIQGGSFYLDSSGMRLPLSDKLSARVPMFTGYPSDNIKLSKPDSVLLHDIVKIGQYVLADSFWMAQVAQIDIEPGRQFELVPVVGDHVVAIGNAEELDAKFNRLYTFYRQAWLQKGIHYYERLDVQFDKQVVAVKRGTAAMREDSAAALQLIRQMTAPVDPLSVTSALVGVSPSRDSITKPVIVPVVEKPVQEKAPVKTITNNNNKINTNPLSKKATAKPTDQKKEAVKPKAVMKKNE
- the murD gene encoding UDP-N-acetylmuramoyl-L-alanine--D-glutamate ligase, which encodes MKKHRLVILGGGESGVGAALLGKQKGYDVFLSDGGTIKPVYEKELIDNQIDFESAKHSLELILNADEVMKSPGIPEKNEVVKAIRAKGIPVISEVELAYRFKGDSKIVAITGSNGKSTTTSLIYHICKTAGLDCALVGNIGYSFAKQVAEDPKPLYVAEISSFQLDDIKDFRADVSVLLNITEDHLDRYEYKFENYINSKFKIIQNQTQNDYFIYCEDDEVIMNKLRLLTIHTNPLPFSMKHEVKKGGYIKGDQMMLRIQEERVSMSIYDFALKGKHNNYNTMAAGIAATTLGIRKEKIREAVKNFHSLEHRMEFVAMVRGVEFINDSKATNVNSTWYALESMTKPTVLVLGGTDKGNDYTLIEDLVKEKVKAIVCMGLDNSKIIEAFKDIVPVIVETDSAKKAVNTSFKLAAKGDVVLLSPACASFDLFKNYEDRGTQFKEAVKEL
- a CDS encoding FtsW/RodA/SpoVE family cell cycle protein, with protein sequence MSEVTDKLFSQIPSVEGVRSQLVDRARGDKYIWGIVLLLSLISILVVYSATGSLAYKMYKGNTNVYLFKQVSFTVVGLLLIYFLHRINYSLFSRIATILFLISIPLLIYTLFFGARINEGSRWIKLPIIQLTVQTSDLAKLALFMYISRLLSKKQEMIKDFKKGFLPVVAPVLIICALIMPANLSNALLTGATSLLLMFIGRVSLKHILLTIGIAMIPVLFIVSVAVMTHQSKAKADGPVVAEKAKSIGRFGTWVKRVQDFIYAEQAEVPYQVQQAKIAIANGGVLMGLGPGNSQQRNFLPQAYNDFIYSIIIEEYGLLGGAFMIFIYLVFLFRCIRIFRRCPYAFGAFLALGLSFTLVIQAVANMAVNVNLVPVTGVTLPLVSMGGSSFLFTCCSIGIILSVARNVEQIEGKPEPAPLQTTTITA
- the murG gene encoding undecaprenyldiphospho-muramoylpentapeptide beta-N-acetylglucosaminyltransferase → MAKKIIIAGGGTGGHIFPAIAIANAIKNIAPDTEILFIGAKGKMEMEKVPQAGYKIEGLDIAGFNRTNLFKNISLPLKLIKSFWQVRQLIGSFNPDAVIGVGGYSTYPVLRYAQQKNIPTFIHEANSFAGKSNILLGKRAVEIFVATSGMEKFFPAERTLITGNPVRSAITSMRVSKQEAIKSFGLSDDKKTVLVIGGSLGARSINEVVAAHIHEFSSLGLQLIWQTGKNNAEGYLQRAKPFSNVYVNSFITEMDKAYAAADIVISRAGAMSVAELCVAKKPVIFVPYPLAAEDHQTANAMHLVQHKAALIVKDAEASAKLFSTMVSLAKDEEQQQAFSKNIASLAITDADTVIAHKVLSYIRA